In Pseudomonas hamedanensis, a single window of DNA contains:
- the ftsL gene encoding cell division protein FtsL → MSKLFAKPLPGGSFLMLLLFVGVLVSAIAVSYSAHWNRQLLNNLYNELSVRDKAQAEWGRLILEQSTWTAHSRIEVLATEQLKMHIPGAADVKMVAP, encoded by the coding sequence GTGAGCAAGCTTTTCGCCAAGCCTCTGCCCGGCGGCAGCTTTCTGATGCTGCTGCTGTTTGTCGGCGTGCTCGTATCGGCGATCGCCGTGTCTTACAGCGCGCACTGGAACCGGCAGTTGCTCAACAACCTTTATAACGAACTCAGCGTGCGCGACAAGGCGCAGGCCGAGTGGGGCCGGCTGATTCTCGAGCAAAGCACCTGGACCGCGCACAGTCGCATCGAAGTGCTCGCTACCGAACAATTGAAGATGCACATCCCTGGCGCGGCTGACGTGAAAATGGTGGCGCCATGA
- the rsmH gene encoding 16S rRNA (cytosine(1402)-N(4))-methyltransferase RsmH, producing the protein MTIDSGFNHITVLLDEAVEALAVRPDGCYLDGTFGRGGHSRLILSQLGPDGRLIGFDKDPQAIATGQALAAEDGRFVVVQRSFAELGSVVAEQGLTGKVSGILLDLGVSSPQLDDAERGFSFLNDGPLDMRMDPSRGISAAEFVNTAPAEEIARVFKEYGEERFSGRMARAVAERRDIKPFERTADLAEVLKVANPAWEKGKNPATRAFQGLRIHVNNELGDLEAGLEAALEALEVGGRLVVISFHSLEDRIVKLFMRKLVKGEADNLPRNLPVRHVAFEPKIKIHGKAQTASDAELKANPRSRSAVMRVAEKLR; encoded by the coding sequence GTGACTATTGATAGCGGCTTTAACCACATCACCGTACTGCTTGACGAAGCCGTCGAGGCTCTCGCCGTACGTCCTGATGGCTGCTATCTGGACGGCACGTTCGGGCGCGGCGGGCACAGCCGGTTGATCCTCAGCCAGCTCGGGCCGGACGGTCGACTCATCGGATTCGACAAGGATCCACAAGCGATTGCCACCGGGCAAGCGCTAGCGGCCGAAGACGGCCGCTTTGTCGTTGTGCAGCGCAGCTTTGCCGAACTGGGTTCGGTGGTTGCCGAGCAAGGCCTGACCGGCAAGGTCAGCGGCATTCTGCTCGACCTGGGCGTGTCGTCGCCGCAGCTCGACGATGCCGAGCGCGGTTTCAGTTTCCTCAACGACGGTCCGCTGGACATGCGCATGGATCCGTCCCGTGGCATCAGCGCTGCCGAATTCGTCAACACCGCGCCGGCTGAAGAAATCGCCCGGGTGTTCAAGGAATACGGCGAAGAGCGTTTCTCCGGGCGTATGGCCCGTGCCGTCGCCGAGCGTCGTGACATCAAGCCGTTCGAGCGCACTGCCGATCTGGCCGAAGTGTTGAAAGTCGCCAACCCGGCGTGGGAAAAGGGCAAGAACCCGGCCACCCGTGCGTTCCAGGGTTTGCGCATTCACGTCAACAACGAACTGGGCGATCTGGAGGCTGGCCTCGAAGCCGCGCTCGAAGCTCTGGAAGTGGGCGGTCGTCTGGTGGTGATCAGCTTCCACTCGCTGGAAGACCGCATCGTCAAACTGTTCATGCGCAAGCTGGTGAAAGGCGAAGCCGACAACCTGCCGCGCAACCTGCCGGTTCGCCACGTCGCGTTCGAACCGAAAATCAAAATCCATGGCAAAGCGCAGACGGCCTCCGACGCCGAACTCAAGGCCAACCCACGTTCCCGTAGCGCCGTCATGCGCGTCGCGGAGAAGTTGCGGTGA